GCTGGAATGGTGCTTGAAGGAGAGTTCGATTTCACAATCGGCGGCGTGACCACCAGGGTCAAGCCGGGGGACACCTACATCATCCCCGGCGGAGTCGAGCATGGACTGGTGGCTACGGACCAGCCATCTAAGGCCCTGGATATATTCAGCCCTCCGCGCGAGGACTACATGGACTGATCTCGCTCGCTGGCATCGTGAAAAACATAAGGGGAGTTCGATCGAACGCCCCTTCGTATTGTCGTGGTAGTTTTACTACCTACTGGCGACTATCTAGGCTCCGTAGCGGACCTCGGCGACGGGGTCGCTGTACTCGACACCCTTGGTGGACCAGAAAACCGAAGCGATGTCGTCAACAGCGGCAACCAGCGCCTCAGCATTGTCCATGCTGACGGTCTGCTTGCACTGGCCGGCGAGCTTAAGGGCGGCGTTGAACTTCGCCGCGATCTCGTTGGCGTCCGTGCCGGGCCAGGTGTAGTCGGCCCAGAGTACACGAAGCTCGTGCTTGCACAGCTCGGCATGCTCT
This window of the Dehalococcoidia bacterium genome carries:
- a CDS encoding cupin domain-containing protein codes for the protein MTYTYNPDDVKQRELAPGVMLRTMWGEKVMLSVVEIDANSEVSMHEHPHEQAGMVLEGEFDFTIGGVTTRVKPGDTYIIPGGVEHGLVATDQPSKALDIFSPPREDYMD
- the sodN gene encoding superoxide dismutase, Ni — translated: MTFASALKGLLGVREASAHCDIPCGIYDPVSAKIAAQTVQKMVLRIGQLEGDDAAAQNSLSRYITVKEEHAELCKHELRVLWADYTWPGTDANEIAAKFNAALKLAGQCKQTVSMDNAEALVAAVDDIASVFWSTKGVEYSDPVAEVRYGA